GTTAAATCATGACGTTGGGTTTTTTCAAAATTAAATCCTTTTGATAAATGCACAACGAATTCATAGTTTTGTAGCGGGAAGGTTTTATTATTCTTAGCTTTTGATTCTTGGCTTTCAAAATATAATTCTAAGTTCTTGCCATCGTATGCTTTATGTTGTCCGTATGCTGTTCAAGTATTAACAGGAAAACTAAAATCTCAACCAACAAACTTTAATGCTTCATCACGATTTAGGGCGTAATAAATTGCATTTCTTAAATCTTGATCTTGCAGATAGCTATTAGCATTAGTTTCAAGATCTAAATTAAAACCAAAAGCAATTGTTCCATAACCTTGGTTTTTGTTTAAGTATTTTTTAATCTCAGGATCAGCTCAGTATTGGTTAATACGGTTGGCTGGAATGTAGGTTTGAGAAATATAACCGTCTTCAAAAAATAATGCATTAGTATTACGGTTTTGTGAAAATAAGATTTTAATTTTATTAGAAATCGTATTTTCAGCATCAAAATAATCACGGTTTTTTTCTAAACTAATATAACCGTTTGGTCCTAATAAAATACCATTATTTTTTGGAATAATAAACGGTCCATTCGTTAAGAACTTGCTAGGTTCTGAACCATACTTATCAATCCCACCACCTTCTGTTTCAACATACCTACGATTAATTGGATATAAGCTTTGTAAGATCGTTGCAACTAAATAACTTAATGAAGGTGTTAAGTTCTCATCAAAGATTAGTGTAAATGAATTTTCATCCTTAGATAATGTTTGAATATCACCCTTTAAATCATCATTAAGTCGATTAAATTTTTGATAAGGATTAACATAAGGATTTTTAACCAATTTTACGGTAATTTCTTCTTTTTGTTCGTTCATGATCTTAAAATCTTGAACTTCTTTTTCTAGATCAAATTGCGGATTTCTTTCTAGATTATCTGCAATTAGTTTGTTACTAAAATCTAAGAACAATTGACCAGTATAAAAACCTAGTTCTGATGCTGCTTTTTTAATTGCTTCAACTTCTTTGATGTCTTCGTTATTATTTTGTGATTGATAAACTTGTTGATCTGGATCTTGAATATACATCTGCAATTGTTCGTTGTAGATGTATCTTCTTCTACCAAACGGGTTTTTGTATGTTGTATTAAATTTTGCCAAATACTCACGTTGGGCGTCAATAAATTTATCAGCAGCTCTTATGCCATATCTTCTGATTGAGTCTAATTTTTGTGATCCTGTGTTTAGATCTAGAATGTATTCTAAATAATCACGAATATCTTGTGCTGTGCTGAAATCACCATTTGACCAACGGTTTTTCTTAACATTAGTATAACCCGTGATTGCCATATAGTTATTAACATTTCTTGGGTTTCTGAATGCATAGATTGTTGAACGTTTGGTTAAATCTGAACTACTCCCAGAATCATCAGCTAACCCACCGACAATGTTGAAATTATCAATCGAATAAAATGATGAACCAATACTACCAGTTCCTTGGTTGGTTTCTAATGTCGGAAGGTTGCTAGCAATATATTTATCAAAATTTGAGGTTTCTTCATTACCTTTTATTACATTTAATAAAGCAAAATTATAGCTCTTTTTAGCACTTAATACCCGTTTTAAAGCATCATTTGGTCCTGCTTTAAGAAATGAATCTACCAACGATGGCACGATCTTATCTAATGAACTATATTTAATATAGTTCAAAGTATTAATCGGTTCAGTAACTAGTCCTAGATCATAATCAACCGGAATCGCTTTTTTATTATGAAGATCATCATGATGGCTTGATGCTTGGTGTGCACTACATGAACTCAGGATTGTTGATAACGGAAGACTACTTAATAATATTAGTTTAGTAATTTGTTTATATTTGCGACTCATTCTTTATTAATTATCCTTAAAAATCACTTAGTTATTAACGTTGAATTGATAATCGATAGTAATAATCGTTTTCTTAGTTTTTTCACCATCTGGTGTGGTTTCATTTTTATTTTCAATCTTCACAGGAGATTGCTCTGCTGCTTTAGCATTTTCAGAAATTGATTTCAGATCACCTAAATCTAATGATGCTAAGAATTGGTGGTTTTCATCAACAAAATCAATTGTGTAAGTATGTTGAGGTTTTAGTAGTGCATCACGATATTTACCCATGATTGCATAGTCAGTTAATCATGAAGTATAACCATAATCTTCAATTGATTTTTTGCTGCTTGCATCACCTTGTTTTTGTAATCAGAATAAGTTGTTAGTTCTTGCAATATTAACTTTTAAATATTTAGTTTCACCATTATGAATATCAGTAAAGCGTAAGTATTTAACGTTTTTAGCTAATTCAGTATCAATATAACCATACATTGCTAATGCATCAAGGTTTTTATTTCTAAACAATCCTGAAACATTGCGGCGTGATACGCCGTAGTTGTATAGTTGTGAAATAAAGAACGCTTCTGGACGACTGTTGATCTTATTGCCCTTAAAGTCTTTGGTGCGAATATTTTCATCAATAATCGGATTACGTTGATCATCATATAATTCAATGCCAATCTTTTGTTTTTCCCAACGATCTTTGAAATATCCATTGTTATTAGATATAAACTTACCAAAATAACTTGATGTGCGTAATTCATTAGTCATCAAGAAGTTTTTTCGGGTAATTTCATCAAAGTATTTACCAAGTGCTTTGTTGTTATATACTGCTCTTTTAGTTAATAACGCACCACGAGCATCAACGATGTCATTAACTTCTTTTTGGATTTTTTCAACTTCTTCTGAGAACTTATCGTTTTTATTTCTTTTTATTGCTTCATCTAATCTTTTTCTTACTTGATTTTCTTTTTCTTCAAGATCTTTAATATCTTGATCATACTTTTGCATTAAAACAACGATTTCTTCGTTCATTTTTGTAAAATGACTACCCAAAAGAATTCTGTTTATTGCATTAGCCATCTTAGCTTGATCAATTTTAAGGTTGTTAAGATTACTAATAATTGTTCCATCAACAATATAATCTAATCCTGTGATTGCTTCTGAAATACCATTTAGATATTCTGGACTATTTGAGAATTGTTGAGTATTAGGAGCATAAGTTATTTGGACATAGTCACGAGTTAGTGTTTCAGCAATGTTATAAACATAGTCCGTGAATTTATCGTTTAATAATGGTTCAACACGAGTATCGTTGTAATTAATTACATCATCAGAAGCAATTCCTGGTGAGAATTTACCAAACTCAACTGAACCATAAGTTATTAGTGTTCTACCGTTGGCAGTATAGTATGCGATGTTTCCAGTTAAAAGCAATAAATCATGTAAGCTGATTTTGTCTTTATAATCTTCTAATTTAAATGTAGTTACAAAACGATTAATTAAATGTTGTAAGCTGTTAATGTCAAAATAAGCATTATCTTTGTTATCAATTTTAGATAAATCTTCACGATAGAAATTGCTAAAATTTTCATCAACCATGGTAATACCATAGTCTTTTGAAAAGATGGCACGGTTTTTAACCAAGTCAGTTGCAGGTGAAAAATCTTTAACCGAAATAAACAGGTTAGAGTGTCTGAATAAGCTCATTGTATAGTTAGCAATTGCTTGATCTTTTTTAGATTTATCACTACCTGCTGATGTAATTGCTTCTCTTAATTTTTCAGTTCTTTTTAGTTTATCTAAATTTTGTGAAAGTAAGTTTTCAACACCTTCAAAATCAAATTTAGATTTAACGTATTCAACATCTCAGTTGTATGTTGAAGTTTTTTGATCATAAGTTGCTTTTGAATAATCAATTGAACCAAACTCTAATAATTCCGCAATATTTTTAGCTTTATATGTTTGACGATTTTTTCCAGTTTGGCTATTATTTACCCGTCCTCTTTTATCTTTTTTAACAACGCTAAGCAATACTGCATCAGATGCTTTTAAAGATGTTGAAAACGGATTGATGAAGACTCTTACTGAATTATCCAGTTCTTCGGTAGTTTTATGTTTGTTATTAATTAAATCATCAATTTCAGCAATCGTTACAATTTTAGCTGTATCTTTTTCATTTATTCTTTCTTCTAAACCATAAGCAAAAATCGGTTTTAATAAATTGTTTTCTTCTGTAGCTGTTGCACTAAAGAATCCAATAGTAAAGTTTTGAGTAAATGGACCACGATAAAAACCTAAATTGTTATGAGCTGCAAAACTTCTAATTGCATCTCATCTACCATCTTTAACGTTCATTATTGAACCTAAAAAGACATTGTCATTTACATAAGGAAAGACATAACGAGTGGTGTTTTCAAACTTGTGATCGTTATCAGATTTTAAGAACGCTAAAATTTTATTAACATCAGATTTGTTTAGAATATCAGTTGATGCATCACGGTTTCCTTCAAACTTAAATTTAATAAATTCGTAATAAAACTGATACAAACTTGACATCTCACCAGTCAGATTTGGTTTTAGTGATAAATAACTAAAACCAGTTCTTTTGGTTGAGTTCCATGCGTTTTCATTTGGATCTAATTCATTAGGATTATTTCGGCTTTTAATTTTTTTAACAAGATCATTAAAATCAATAGCACGAGCAATATTATTTAGTGATACTGAAACTTCACCAGGTAAAACACTTGATGTTTTATTTCAACCATTATCAGCTAAATTTTCACGAATTGTCGCTTTAATTGAATCAGCAATTACATTCGCTTTTTGAGTTACGTATGCTAATTCTTCATCAGATAAGCTAACATTTAATGGCACCTGAATAACAGGTGAACCATCTTTGTTAAACATATTGATTTTGGTAATTTTTTTCTTATCATTAGGATCTGTTTCATAGATCTTGAATGATAAGTTACCAGCAGCATCAACGAATACTGATTTATCCAATAACGGATTACCAGCACCATCGCTTAGTTGGCTAATAATTGATTTAGGTGTAACTTCAACCCATTTATATTCTGGGTTTTTCATCTGACTTTGAACTTTGGCAAAGACTTTAGCAATTCCTGAAATACTTGGGTTTAATGTTCCTGAGTCTGCGTCAAATGAGTTGGCAAAAAATATGTCACCTAATGCAACTTTTCTTTGTTTAGCTGCTTCAACAATCCCAGCAAAATCTTGTAAGAATCGGCGTTTTTTGTTCTTTAATACATTAGCTAATGCATCGCTTGAACGATTAGTTCCTCAGATGTCTTCAATCTTTTCAGTTTCATATTTAATAACTTTGTTATTCTCGTCTAAAATTCCGAATCTGAAACGAATGAATTTACCTGTTGGCGTTGGTTGGTTGTTCGCATTTACACGCACAATTTCTAAGTTTGTGCGTGCTTCTAGATAATTAATTAATGCTTGGTAAGAATAGAACGAAGCATCGCTCGCTCCTCCTCTTGTTGATAATCCACCCACAACAACAGGGTTGTTATTATCAATTCAAGCTTGACCTTGGTCTAGGGTGTAGTGGTGTCCGTATTCATGGGTTGCTACATACTTTAAAAAGTCAGTTGGCAAACCATCAAACCCTGGCACTAATGCTGCTAAAATTATAGGTAAACCAATACGATCATTAGGTGAAAATCCTTTGTATGCACCATCTTTTAGTTCGTATTTAAATACCCCTTTTTCATTAACACTTCTTTCAATATGTGGTCCGTTAAGACTTCTTAATAAGTGTGGATATTTCTTGGTTACTTTTTTAATTAAACCACTATAAACTTCACTATAAATTTGATAGTTTCTACTATCAAGTCCTTTTAAAACATTACCATCAAGGTCTTTTAAAGAATTATCT
The Mycoplasma sp. E35C DNA segment above includes these coding regions:
- a CDS encoding ABC transporter substrate-binding protein codes for the protein MSRKYKQITKLILLSSLPLSTILSSCSAHQASSHHDDLHNKKAIPVDYDLGLVTEPINTLNYIKYSSLDKIVPSLVDSFLKAGPNDALKRVLSAKKSYNFALLNVIKGNEETSNFDKYIASNLPTLETNQGTGSIGSSFYSIDNFNIVGGLADDSGSSSDLTKRSTIYAFRNPRNVNNYMAITGYTNVKKNRWSNGDFSTAQDIRDYLEYILDLNTGSQKLDSIRRYGIRAADKFIDAQREYLAKFNTTYKNPFGRRRYIYNEQLQMYIQDPDQQVYQSQNNNEDIKEVEAIKKAASELGFYTGQLFLDFSNKLIADNLERNPQFDLEKEVQDFKIMNEQKEEITVKLVKNPYVNPYQKFNRLNDDLKGDIQTLSKDENSFTLIFDENLTPSLSYLVATILQSLYPINRRYVETEGGGIDKYGSEPSKFLTNGPFIIPKNNGILLGPNGYISLEKNRDYFDAENTISNKIKILFSQNRNTNALFFEDGYISQTYIPANRINQYWADPEIKKYLNKNQGYGTIAFGFNLDLETNANSYLQDQDLRNAIYYALNRDEALKFVGWDFSFPVNTWTAYGQHKAYDGKNLELYFESQESKAKNNKTFPLQNYEFVVHLSKGFNFEKTQRHDLTYDVDTAQFYLERFKNNHKNLSGVTLNFLNNSTDEQQKAGTYLKEALNKAFNGYINIEIKSLPENIFASFIEKGQYDIIYQNYDRFSGGQPQDSVLTFFKQDGVDTFIQKNIGFKENPVGSYTYTEYLANLIIEALKKQNASTSRESLLDPDIKLVESIINSDPSYADDYQKAVNQKTAQDLNRFTSNHLSSIQQKLEGIKPEYKNVRYSIKYLNALVDYFIINQWKNNSDSQRIENIKTSRLHTAFNLLLPSLLSVDQIANLTNDTQERLDINQDNIFKRGDDVDTRTPPNFWKKFIELALPKYEESSLDYSSRLSSFFSGNFNDQELKENWETTLVYQFIASLEKIIRDAGIIVPLMEVDTNWEVTKVGGVDSLYRFALQYAYDYTRPPREGLPRTREV
- a CDS encoding PDxFFG protein, with the protein product MSRKWSLKSRSLTFKTLLALGVLAIGSGALIGAIVGYAENSDEKLGPLSKANKDLFDNDYSKIYDANNNLTPKLAILNGTKATETAKISDDATEFYFLDDPDTKYDFDTFFNKYFEKYAEAFVLEIKYGSFSFFDEYVLAVRPKQFLEFSNWFITNVAWGPDLLTLDSFRLVPGVEQNGNAITLGSHSTLHKEVSEIKFFPDAFFGSLPIFSSLGGRGNATDSLTYSTFNGEVTKPIIDEYLNQLETATSLKNKEAVETYEEIVRPEALINKRFKVDLGDKNFYDRLFLADDITDAQFEAIKAKYPNDFDNVDYKNLKTYEVTKVKINEKNTYRGAELDVYFKEPDKSATDSKNTLIATYDLTKLTTRKFVSYKTLLEATKNTIRSFLDFYDIDDYKNREFYWYEDDNKQNHFYKLFVEAINNNKELKLKKYEEQKQLVKKYKINDFIVTANNDEQQYTLEVKLTDPSDSSKTTSLSFVANKANDYSPEGFDEFTQAIGYAGAINPITLFYTQEDNSLKDLDGNVLKGLDSRNYQIYSEVYSGLIKKVTKKYPHLLRSLNGPHIERSVNEKGVFKYELKDGAYKGFSPNDRIGLPIILAALVPGFDGLPTDFLKYVATHEYGHHYTLDQGQAWIDNNNPVVVGGLSTRGGASDASFYSYQALINYLEARTNLEIVRVNANNQPTPTGKFIRFRFGILDENNKVIKYETEKIEDIWGTNRSSDALANVLKNKKRRFLQDFAGIVEAAKQRKVALGDIFFANSFDADSGTLNPSISGIAKVFAKVQSQMKNPEYKWVEVTPKSIISQLSDGAGNPLLDKSVFVDAAGNLSFKIYETDPNDKKKITKINMFNKDGSPVIQVPLNVSLSDEELAYVTQKANVIADSIKATIRENLADNGWNKTSSVLPGEVSVSLNNIARAIDFNDLVKKIKSRNNPNELDPNENAWNSTKRTGFSYLSLKPNLTGEMSSLYQFYYEFIKFKFEGNRDASTDILNKSDVNKILAFLKSDNDHKFENTTRYVFPYVNDNVFLGSIMNVKDGRWDAIRSFAAHNNLGFYRGPFTQNFTIGFFSATATEENNLLKPIFAYGLEERINEKDTAKIVTIAEIDDLINNKHKTTEELDNSVRVFINPFSTSLKASDAVLLSVVKKDKRGRVNNSQTGKNRQTYKAKNIAELLEFGSIDYSKATYDQKTSTYNWDVEYVKSKFDFEGVENLLSQNLDKLKRTEKLREAITSAGSDKSKKDQAIANYTMSLFRHSNLFISVKDFSPATDLVKNRAIFSKDYGITMVDENFSNFYREDLSKIDNKDNAYFDINSLQHLINRFVTTFKLEDYKDKISLHDLLLLTGNIAYYTANGRTLITYGSVEFGKFSPGIASDDVINYNDTRVEPLLNDKFTDYVYNIAETLTRDYVQITYAPNTQQFSNSPEYLNGISEAITGLDYIVDGTIISNLNNLKIDQAKMANAINRILLGSHFTKMNEEIVVLMQKYDQDIKDLEEKENQVRKRLDEAIKRNKNDKFSEEVEKIQKEVNDIVDARGALLTKRAVYNNKALGKYFDEITRKNFLMTNELRTSSYFGKFISNNNGYFKDRWEKQKIGIELYDDQRNPIIDENIRTKDFKGNKINSRPEAFFISQLYNYGVSRRNVSGLFRNKNLDALAMYGYIDTELAKNVKYLRFTDIHNGETKYLKVNIARTNNLFWLQKQGDASSKKSIEDYGYTSWLTDYAIMGKYRDALLKPQHTYTIDFVDENHQFLASLDLGDLKSISENAKAAEQSPVKIENKNETTPDGEKTKKTIITIDYQFNVNN